TACTCTTACTCCTTGAGGGAATTTTTGTCAAATTTAGCGCCAACGTTTACTTGAGACATTTTCATGCATGCCCTGCAGTTGTGTGCATGTGAGAACACAAATGTCAGCAACATTTGCTCCAGGCTTCTTACTGGAGTTTATCCAGCAGGTTTCCTAGTAATCCATCATGTGTGAGTAGAGGAGATAATCTTCCAGAGCATTTAGGGCATATGAGTCTGTGTACTGATAAGAGTTGCCACCTCATTCTCTTTTCCGCTGGCCTGCAAGTTGCCTTTTGCTCAACAGCATTACACAAATATCTGAATACGTGAAGTGTTGATGTCAATTCATAAATTGTCTCCTGCTGTGCCACATGTGTAAAATTCTGCTAGCATTTGAATGCAAACTGCAGTCTGAGCGGCTGGGGCACTCGGTAACCATTTTAGTTTCAGAATGTGGAAATAATTGAAAAAGGCAATTGTAACGGGAGCTTATTTTGAACTTTAACAGGACTGAGTTAGAAAGTGACTTTGAGAGCACAGTTCTCCACCAAAGCCAACGCAGTGCATCATAGTTTTTATCATCACTGAACCAGATCTGCAACGAAATTGAATGGATTcaaagaaacacatttccctgaAAACATGCACCTGCCTTGGCTCTTGATTTCGcagaagaaaactgagaaagtgGCAGAAATGCATTTAATCAATAGTGGACCAAAACATATTGTGTTCTTGGTCTCTTTTCCGTTTAATCCTGTGGATCAGGCGTTTTCACAACATGCCAAGGAGATGGGGTGACTAAGATGTAGAATTCTTTGGGGTCCTGGAAAGTGACAGCAAACTATGTGTAACCGTTTTAAGAATCATGTAACAGGAGATCATGCCTGGTATGTTATGTCACTTTCTGATTCTACAAAAATGACGTTTAAGTGGCTCAAGTATTAATGGTAAATATCTGTGTGTCTCCTCAGAGCGTTTATGGACCCAGGTGGTGATCCATGATGACAATCACTAAAAGCCCTCTCTGAATTGAATTCCACCATTGTAGGACCCCGTGGATGATAAAGATTCGGCAGATCTGCTCACGAATGCTGAGAGTATGGTGAAAGCTCAGCAGAGCCAGCCAGTAAAATGTGGGAAGCGTCAGAAGGAGAAGGGAGGCAAGGAAAAGGGAAGTGGTATGAAGAATGGGAGAAAGGGAAAGAATGAGCGGAGCAGaaggagaaagaaagacaagaaAGACTTGCGTCGCCACAGAAAGAAGACTGTAATGACGGCTAATGGTGATGCTTTGGCCTGTTGCGTCCTGCTGACCCGTTTGGAGGAAAAAGGAGTTGGGAAAGAAAAGAATGCATCAAAAGCTCGGAAGCAAAAGAGTgtgaaagtaaaaaagaaacagtGTGCCAGTCAAACGGTGACCAAATCTGGACCTATGGAATCATCCacagccaatcagcaaacaCTGGAACCAAAAAACAACCAAGCTGGCGCCTTAGTCATGTTGCCATCACCTGTCTTTGAGCCCCGAAGGAGGAGGATGGCCTCTCTCAACGCTGAGGCCGTCAACAGCTTGCTGCTTTACAGAAACAGTTCCCTCATGACAAATCTCAGAAAAAAATGGCACGCTCCCAGTGAAGATCCAGAGAAAGATCTTACTAAAACCAAAAAGGTCTCTTCGGGAGGACCCGCAGTCCTGAAGGGAAGGCCCAAAAAACAGAAGAGGTCAGCAGCTCAGGCTCAGAACATCGACTGGTTGAGTTTGTTAGCCCCAACACCGCGGCGTCAGGCAGGCCTCACTGCTGCAACACTGCTCAAACTCACCAGTTCCCAGTATGGAAGCAAGCGGCAAAAGAAGACGGAGCCCAAGCCGGGGATTGCaagtgcagcagcagcttccactGAGAATGGCCTGAATGTCAAATCTGAATGTGGAGAAACAAATCGGATCAAAAACAGATCGCATCCCAAACAAGAGGAGCAACTCAAGCACAAAAAGGGAACAGGGGATCCGGTCCCCACCCAGATGAGCTCTGCCGTCCAgggctgctgcagtttgtgtaaGACGGAGGCTTTGGATCCAGAGTGGAAGAGTGCCGCAGGGGGGCAGGGGTGTTTCAAACATGCTTTCCATTGTGGCTCCTCTTTGGGATTTTCCTTAAAAACTATCAAAGAGGAGCAGATGGAGACAGAAGTGTCTTCctactgctgctgctcccaGGAGAGATGTGTCGAGTACTGTCACAGACTGGCCCTCTTCCTGGAGGACAAGACCTTCAAGGAACCAGAAGACACCTCGCAGTCCGAAGTgttccaccaccaccaccatcatcaccaccatcaccaccaccaccaccatcttCAGTCACCTCATTCTGTTACTCACCCAGCAGCCGTAACCATCAGCCCGCACACGTACACCTGTTACCCAGGCTACTACGTCCACTTCAGCCACTCGGATAGCTCCCCCCCTCCCATACAACCCCTCGCTTTATGCCCAAGGACCAGCAAGAGGCCGAAGCTGCTCCCCAGCACAGGTCCACAAACCTCAGGGATTAGCCATCCAGTGTACTGCTGCACCTCAGTGGAGGCGTGCTACGGAGAGCCCTGCAGGATCAACGGCTACTCTGCTTATTCCAGTGTGATTCCAGCCATCACCAGAGGAGGGCGCCCCTTCAGCCCCACAGACGGCACCAAATGTAACCAGGGCATCAAAAGAGGTAAGCGGACATCGCATTGTTTACTGTCTGTGGACGAGATCCTATGTTTTTCTTCAGTTGTTCAGGAACATCTTTTGTTAGCCTCCCACTACCTGGCCTGTTCAGTGGCCATGCGTTTGAAAAAGTACCTACTTATTTCAAACTGGCTATTCCTTTCCAAATTCATAATACTGACTTTATACTTGTAAGGCCTCCTTATGAGACAAGGCAACCTTTACAAACAGAGGAGTACATTTTTCAAATaagttttaaatgttcacgAGCATGTAATAGCTGTGGCGTGATTTTGTATTCATAGCTCTTCTTATTCTGCTGCCAAATCAGTACAATGTGCTGAGAATAGCTTTCATGTCGGACATATTTTATTCTCCCGTTATGGAATGTCACTTGAGTgggaagtttgaaaaaaaataccagATAAAGGGCAAGACCTCCTTTGTCTCAGATTCAACGCAAGTAAGTGCACAGCGAGTACAAGGCTTATGCAGCTGAAACCCAATGAGCTGATTGTATGGGCTCACGTATCAGCAGTTAGTTGTGGTGTTCAACAGCACTGTGTGTCAGAACAGGAAGTCTGTGGTGGAGTACACCAACGGTGTGTGTACGTGAGCGTTGGTACGTTTTAAAGCACTTGAACTTCCCTTCAAAACAACAGAAATTCTTCCAAACACGCATGTTACacactttctttctgtctttttccagCTGGGCCGGGCTGTGACCTTTCCCTGCCGCAAAGTGCACTTAAATCTCAGTTTAAATCTTTAGTCCTATTCCCACGACACTTGTATCATTGGAAGTCCAGGCTGGAATAGTAAAGAATGAAATTAATGATGACTGAATGTAATTCAACAGCTTATCAtggtgttgtgtgtgttgtaaCACTGACTTGACTTCCCGGTACACTTAAAATAGAGCAGAGCCATTGTTACTGTTTTTAGTAACACGTTTGCTTTTCCTATTATGACAagtctgctgtgaaaatgcGCTACGGTCCGCCCACACAGGGGCTGTCGTTTTTCTGTCTGAATAGGACTCTTCTCATTACTGTTTGTGGGTTATGTGCAGATTCAGTTTGACTTGCGTCTTCTTAACTCTCCTGCTCTTTTTGTTCCACCTCTGGAGATATTCATTTTATCTCGGTAACGTGGCTCCTTGCTTCCTCTATGAATGTCTCTGGATGGAAGATTTTAGCTCCTCCGGGCGAGGATACAAGAGAGAGAAGCGATGTTTGAGTGCACGGATGGAGGAATTTATTTACCAAACTGTTTCCTCCACCCAGTATCATTTTGAAAATCAGTCACCTCAGCACACAATATATGCAGGGATGTGACTGTTGTAACTTTTTGCATCCAAAAGTGACATGACGAAACAATTTTTTTCCATTACGAGCCTGATTTTACAAGAGAATGTGAAATACCAGTGGCTACATTTCACAAAAAAGGCTCAAAACTTGTACCATTACTCTGCTTTCCCTCATCTTCTTTGTACACAAATAAGCTTCAGTTTCTATGTTGATGTTCTTCATGAGAACGTCATTGCCTACGTCTTTGTACGTGTTCCTCTGTGCTGACGCTCATGAGCCTTCACGCAAGAGATCACTGGTACAAGACGTTTGTATTTCTCTACGACTCTCCCAGTTAcgattctttatttttcttttgcacTCTGACCTGGGGATTGTTGGGGTTAGAGTGAACGTATGCGATTACGTCTACGTGTTTCAAAATATgtgtcaggatctgggtttttagttatgttttgtAACTTAGTTAttggtatttttattcagtgctcTTTGTGTTTTCGGTATTAGATCAGTCCTTGTTTCATCCTAGTTCTGTTTTTCtcagtattcagttatgttttatttctccttgtgtattctttgTGTTTAGTTAGATTCATTTTCAAAGTTGGCGTGCTCTCCCTCGCCTcctgtgttctgccatctctctctctctctctctcctcagtcactctcacctgcaacctgttactaatcagccaccagttcctgctccagtaatcacctccccagtatatatgtctttCTAGTTCCACCACTCCTCGCCGGATCCTCGTCTGTATTCTTTGTCTTACTCGTCTGTATTTCCCGTCCTATTCCTCGTCTGAATTTCCTGTCCTATTCCTCGTCTGAATTTCCTGTCCTCTGCCCCTGATTCATGGTTTTCCTCGTCAGTCCTGTCCCGCAAGTATTCattctggttttgttattttattagttttatgttcagtatagtttttcagtgttccagccttgctgcgccttttgtttatatttgaaAATAGATCCTTTAACTTCATTTCTGGCTCTTttccgtgtctgcacctgggtcctcccttaaCGCATCATGACAATATGTGGTtggacagaagaaaaaaaaaatctgcatggCGAAGGTTACACATTTCCATTGTTTAACTTGAACACTGCCCAAAAGAAAACGAGAGCACATTGATGTGTTACCATTCCCAAATTCACAACCACAACATATTAGAAAAGTGGACAAGTGTACCCACCAGACTGGTTGCCATGAGAGAAAGAACAGAGCAGATGTGACATGAGGAAGAGACGATGCAATAGATATTGTCAATAGAGTGTCCAGTGTGAATATTTGTTAATGATGGGCAGCATGTGTATGATGTCCTTTTAAGTCTCAGGCTGATAATAATTGAACAGAAAATATTTAGTCTCCATTTCCTGTTTCTACTAGCATTTCGCCTCCAAAAATTCTCAATTGTTTGAAACATAAACCTTTATTCAAACTCACGATACATAAAGTTTAGTTTTAACTGCAACAAGCTGTGAAAAGTTGTTTGGGGGTGATGTAAAATGCATGGTTAAGGCTGAGAGATTTTCAAAGTTACACATATCCAATTAAAAGTTTCTGTTTTTGATTGAGTTTAACATTATTACGCTTCCTCTGTTGCCCTAAAATAATTGTAGCTCATAGGTTCCCAGGCCAATTAAAGAAAATTCAAACTATGATCGTCAGATATGAATAAGAAAGAATTCCTGCAATTAGGAACATTTATTTTATATCAAAGAAttagaacacacacactcacactcacaaaaAAAGCTTATGTCCATTGTCTTGCCCCAACAATAACAAAAATTCTAAATTATATTTTAGAATAAGAACATTTCTTGGAAAACAAAGAGTTGATGACATCCTTCACTTTGGGACATTTACCTACTTTGCATCCAATTCAACTTTTTCTGAgggtgcatggttgtttgtctcgtttgtctctgtgtttgcCCGATGATGGACTGGGCGtccatccagggtgtaccctgcctctcgcccaatggcagctgagaTGGGCTTCGGCCCCACTGTGACCCTGAATATGATTAAGAGGTTatattagcctggctgacgcgtccacatctcgatgagatggtggtctgggaactaggtgtccattttctcgtatttgaggcgtggtttatgAATGCCtagaggcgtggtttacgaatgcctagagccgtttattgggcgctacaaATGTCTAttaaatggcgtctggttcttcccatgctgctttgcgcgattcatagccaattgtatcacttataccagatgatgtatgtagagcgacagaaattcgacgaggaagaaggcaatgaaatctttcaaagccaaacgttgctcttttttaaaagtaaacttgcgttctaagctacttaaaacactttctaaggctgcatcgaacggtaacgttgtgtccgctgtcatgttggattaacactctacaagcttcggtgtcgcgcatagacgtcgtcatcgtcttgctgccccccccgttctgtgattggttccctaactcaggcaaaaataagggcggtggtttccaggctgcctttgcagtgtgaatgaaatcgcgcgcaaagcagcatgggaattcccaggctaaggTTATATGGTAATACGGCCATGACTGTAAATCCAAACAAAGCCAACAGCAGAGATGATACAGAATGGTGTGTAGTGCCTATGGGCCTCGTTAAAGGAGTAGCCTGAGATTTCTCATTTACAAGAATAATGTGAAGTCAAATATTACTCTGCTGGCTGTTTCATTACATCAACATATTTCAATGTTGCAGATGTTTTAGGATTTTTAACAACAAACATTGTCTATTGTCTTATCCATTTAATACTGGTGTTTTTACTTAAGATGGCAAATGAATCTATCTGGGATAAAGATGTATTTTCTCTCTTTGAAATGTAGTGGAGTAAAAATGTTAAGCGGCAGAACCAAAAGTGGAATGACAGTATAGCAACTAA
This region of Odontesthes bonariensis isolate fOdoBon6 chromosome 17, fOdoBon6.hap1, whole genome shotgun sequence genomic DNA includes:
- the bahd1 gene encoding bromo adjacent homology domain-containing 1 protein, coding for MVKAQQSQPVKCGKRQKEKGGKEKGSGMKNGRKGKNERSRRRKKDKKDLRRHRKKTVMTANGDALACCVLLTRLEEKGVGKEKNASKARKQKSVKVKKKQCASQTVTKSGPMESSTANQQTLEPKNNQAGALVMLPSPVFEPRRRRMASLNAEAVNSLLLYRNSSLMTNLRKKWHAPSEDPEKDLTKTKKVSSGGPAVLKGRPKKQKRSAAQAQNIDWLSLLAPTPRRQAGLTAATLLKLTSSQYGSKRQKKTEPKPGIASAAAASTENGLNVKSECGETNRIKNRSHPKQEEQLKHKKGTGDPVPTQMSSAVQGCCSLCKTEALDPEWKSAAGGQGCFKHAFHCGSSLGFSLKTIKEEQMETEVSSYCCCSQERCVEYCHRLALFLEDKTFKEPEDTSQSEVFHHHHHHHHHHHHHHHLQSPHSVTHPAAVTISPHTYTCYPGYYVHFSHSDSSPPPIQPLALCPRTSKRPKLLPSTGPQTSGISHPVYCCTSVEACYGEPCRINGYSAYSSVIPAITRGGRPFSPTDGTKCNQGIKRDEYPSTLNDHHSPSFIPICPSPRVLTGCPISTVPPAGQSVPRIQTPLSDPSQPQPLLQVAKECPQSAKPPSGSRSGVRGSSTVSPLSRDKKQKLSSANFGGQTVAKQPKNRNQKSTNGWRPVGLPFEKEVFIVGEESLGLRKCYDGIRRVGDLIRVRDTVLLKSGPRKKSLPYVAKVSSLWEDPESGELMMSLFWYYRPEHTQGGCNPRVNCENEIFASRHQDVNSVACIEDKCYVLTLAQYCRFCALVKRRREGVCDSAASLVVPPVVGNTMPTHHCVPDDVDPELVFFCRHVYDFRYGRLLKNLQ